In Fibrobacter sp. UWB15, the following proteins share a genomic window:
- a CDS encoding DUF1302 family protein, with product MAAAVAAIAQDSPFQFNGFVDTYHAVQTQHPHDFTTSRTRLRAELRVDYENAYLFTSLNGVHNSILEDRTGVQLQEAYFNYQNDFLEIRAGRQIVVWGVADGLRVTDLISPVDYTEFMSSDYDDMRMAIDGFRIKYPGERVNAEVVYVPVPRYFQMPMQEENPWRPELPEKASINFPEGPDAKFKNGDFGTRVSFFLSNLDFSISALHTHNQSPVTVAGYDPVKDSIVIHGIHKSMTMFGGDLSMPVGEFVLRAEIAEYFGEALGYASNLDYARKNTFNALGGIDWYAGDNWTFMVQYLHKYIADYSHNLAAEKNSSEMTFRVSKELLNNTLKFSLYGMFDIDNLAYYARISGDYSVTDQVMISLGYDHFGGKRGQLAGYDKNREIWAKAKYYF from the coding sequence TTGGCGGCAGCGGTCGCGGCAATCGCCCAGGATTCCCCGTTTCAATTCAACGGGTTCGTGGACACGTATCACGCCGTGCAAACGCAGCATCCTCACGATTTTACCACGTCGCGGACGCGCCTGCGCGCAGAACTTCGCGTAGATTACGAGAACGCCTACTTGTTCACTAGCCTGAATGGCGTGCACAACAGCATTCTCGAAGACCGCACTGGAGTGCAGTTGCAAGAGGCGTATTTCAACTACCAGAACGACTTCCTTGAAATCCGTGCAGGCCGCCAGATTGTGGTGTGGGGCGTTGCCGACGGGCTTCGCGTCACCGACCTGATTTCGCCTGTAGATTACACCGAATTCATGTCGAGCGATTACGATGACATGCGCATGGCCATTGACGGTTTCCGCATCAAGTACCCCGGCGAGCGCGTGAATGCCGAAGTCGTTTACGTGCCCGTGCCGCGATACTTCCAGATGCCCATGCAAGAAGAAAACCCCTGGCGTCCTGAATTGCCCGAAAAAGCGAGCATCAATTTCCCAGAAGGTCCCGATGCCAAATTCAAGAACGGAGATTTCGGAACGCGAGTTTCGTTCTTCCTCTCGAATCTGGATTTCTCCATTTCGGCGCTTCATACGCACAACCAGTCGCCCGTTACGGTCGCAGGCTACGACCCCGTCAAGGATTCCATTGTCATCCATGGCATTCACAAATCGATGACCATGTTTGGTGGCGACCTCTCGATGCCTGTCGGCGAATTCGTGCTGCGTGCCGAAATCGCAGAATACTTTGGCGAAGCGCTCGGTTACGCAAGCAATCTCGATTACGCCCGCAAGAACACGTTCAATGCCCTCGGTGGAATCGACTGGTACGCCGGCGACAACTGGACTTTCATGGTGCAGTATTTACACAAATATATCGCCGACTATTCGCACAACTTGGCTGCCGAAAAGAATTCCTCCGAAATGACCTTCCGCGTTTCAAAGGAACTGCTGAACAACACGCTCAAGTTCTCGCTCTACGGAATGTTCGATATAGACAACCTCGCTTATTACGCTCGCATTTCGGGCGATTACTCCGTCACCGACCAGGTAATGATTTCGCTCGGCTACGACCACTTCGGCGGCAAGCGCGGACAACTCGCAGGCTACGACAAAAATCGCGAAATCTGGGCGAAAGCGAAATACTACTTCTAA
- a CDS encoding MotA/TolQ/ExbB proton channel family protein, producing MNYILDFIQQGGVIAYVLVAMNFIGYSIIVWKIISLILFNRSIRKRLPSKILHRVVSHNTDHHIIMESIRTEIALAFSPLQKGMTTIENIASISPLLGLLGTVFGIFNAFSVIAVSGLSDAGAFATGIKLALITTVIGLVVAIPHVIAFNYLNASMESEQDNVENDVLLQLGRILKEKDHIRSQSADSANEDA from the coding sequence ATGAACTACATCTTAGATTTTATTCAACAGGGCGGCGTTATCGCCTACGTACTCGTGGCGATGAATTTCATCGGCTATTCCATCATCGTATGGAAAATCATTTCGCTGATTCTCTTTAACAGGAGCATCCGCAAGCGCCTTCCTTCCAAAATTCTGCACCGCGTGGTGAGCCACAATACCGACCACCACATCATCATGGAAAGCATCCGCACCGAAATCGCACTCGCTTTCTCGCCGTTGCAAAAGGGAATGACCACGATTGAAAATATCGCAAGCATTTCTCCGTTACTCGGCCTTTTGGGCACCGTGTTCGGCATATTCAACGCCTTCAGCGTCATCGCCGTTTCGGGCCTTTCTGACGCGGGCGCATTCGCAACAGGCATCAAACTCGCCCTCATTACGACAGTGATTGGCCTCGTGGTCGCCATTCCGCACGTTATCGCGTTCAACTACTTGAACGCAAGCATGGAATCGGAGCAGGACAACGTGGAAAACGATGTGCTTTTGCAGCTGGGCCGCATTCTCAAGGAAAAAGACCACATCCGTTCTCAGAGCGCCGATTCCGCAAACGAGGATGCATAA
- a CDS encoding glutamine synthetase III, with the protein MSNEYRLKAIKEIASENAGANLPAAPANIDFYGEDVFNAEAMRAYLPKDICKKLFATIDGGAPLDPSIAGEVAHAMKKWAIDRGATHFTHWFQPLTGSTAEKHDSFLEPEDGKAIMAFSGKNLIVGEPDASSFPSGGLRSTFEARGYTAWDPTSPAFIKRHGNGATLCIPTAFCSYTGEALDKKTPLLRSIQALQKSADRLMGLFGVAQQKVTVTLGAEQEYFLIDKRFYLQRPDLYQAGRTLFGAAPAKHQQMEDHYFGSIPARIINFMNDVEKELWKLGIPAKTRHNEVAPAQFELAPMFEEVNLACDHNMQIMEVLRQVADRHGLVCLLHEKPFAGINGSGKHNNWSVNYGKTNLLNPGKDPHQNAIFLTTLCAVIYAVDTHADLLRMAVASAGNDHRLGANEAPPAIISMYLGDQLADVIDQLEKGDPKSSKQAGALKLGSDTLPPLPRDATDRNRTSPFAFTGNKFEFRAPGSSQSCSEPNVILNTIVAEAFDLIADKLQSVPADKFHEDLQNLLQKIVKEHKRVIFNGNGYTDEWVEEAAKRGLPNIRTTMEALQALNKKENVALFEKYGVFNKRELDSRYEVNMEDYHKKIHIEGKIAFDIAKNVVLPQVLCAYSNALKTNEMAKTQGFYAVDGYARELGDKLKELEAAVAQMEAALGDKHEAILDAMANLRIIVDKIESIVPDEKWPLPKYREMLFIY; encoded by the coding sequence ATGAGCAACGAATACAGATTAAAAGCTATCAAGGAAATCGCCAGCGAAAACGCCGGCGCCAACCTCCCCGCAGCACCCGCAAACATCGACTTCTACGGCGAAGACGTATTCAACGCCGAGGCCATGCGCGCATATCTTCCCAAGGACATTTGCAAGAAGCTCTTCGCCACCATCGATGGCGGCGCACCGCTTGACCCAAGCATCGCCGGCGAAGTCGCCCACGCCATGAAGAAGTGGGCTATCGACCGCGGCGCCACCCACTTTACGCACTGGTTCCAGCCCCTTACCGGTTCCACCGCCGAAAAGCATGACTCCTTCCTCGAACCCGAAGACGGCAAGGCCATCATGGCCTTCAGCGGCAAGAACTTGATTGTTGGCGAACCCGACGCGTCCAGTTTCCCGAGCGGCGGCCTGCGTTCCACCTTCGAAGCCCGCGGCTACACCGCCTGGGACCCGACCTCTCCGGCATTCATCAAGCGCCACGGCAACGGTGCCACCCTCTGCATCCCGACCGCATTTTGTAGCTATACCGGCGAAGCCTTGGACAAGAAGACTCCGCTCCTCCGTTCCATTCAGGCTCTCCAGAAGTCCGCCGACCGCCTCATGGGTCTCTTCGGCGTCGCCCAGCAGAAAGTCACCGTCACGCTCGGTGCCGAACAGGAATATTTCTTGATTGACAAGCGTTTCTACCTGCAGCGCCCCGACCTGTACCAGGCCGGTCGCACGCTGTTTGGAGCCGCTCCGGCAAAGCACCAGCAGATGGAAGACCACTACTTCGGTAGCATTCCGGCACGCATCATCAACTTCATGAACGATGTGGAAAAGGAACTTTGGAAGCTCGGCATTCCGGCCAAGACCCGCCACAACGAAGTCGCCCCGGCCCAGTTCGAACTTGCCCCGATGTTCGAAGAAGTAAACCTCGCCTGCGACCACAACATGCAGATTATGGAAGTGCTCCGCCAGGTTGCCGACCGCCACGGCCTCGTTTGCCTGCTGCACGAAAAGCCGTTCGCCGGCATCAACGGTTCCGGTAAGCACAACAACTGGTCCGTAAACTACGGCAAGACGAACCTCTTGAACCCGGGCAAGGACCCGCACCAGAACGCCATCTTCCTCACCACGCTCTGCGCCGTCATCTATGCTGTCGACACCCACGCCGACTTGCTCCGTATGGCAGTCGCTAGCGCCGGTAACGACCACCGTCTCGGTGCCAACGAAGCTCCTCCGGCAATCATCTCCATGTACCTCGGCGACCAGCTCGCCGACGTCATCGACCAACTCGAAAAGGGCGATCCGAAGTCCAGCAAGCAGGCCGGCGCCCTCAAGCTCGGTTCTGACACGCTTCCGCCGCTCCCGCGCGACGCTACCGACCGTAACCGTACATCGCCCTTCGCCTTCACTGGCAACAAGTTCGAATTCCGCGCTCCGGGTTCTAGCCAGAGTTGCTCTGAGCCGAACGTTATCCTCAACACCATCGTTGCCGAAGCCTTCGACCTCATCGCCGACAAGCTGCAGAGCGTTCCGGCCGACAAGTTCCACGAAGATCTGCAGAACCTGTTGCAGAAAATCGTGAAGGAACACAAGCGCGTCATCTTCAACGGCAACGGCTACACCGACGAATGGGTCGAAGAAGCTGCCAAGCGCGGCCTCCCGAACATCCGCACCACCATGGAAGCCCTCCAGGCTCTCAACAAGAAGGAAAATGTGGCCCTGTTCGAAAAGTACGGCGTGTTCAACAAGCGCGAACTCGACTCCCGTTACGAAGTTAACATGGAAGATTACCACAAGAAGATTCACATCGAAGGCAAGATCGCTTTCGACATCGCGAAGAACGTGGTGCTTCCGCAGGTGCTTTGCGCCTACAGCAACGCCCTCAAGACCAACGAAATGGCCAAGACCCAGGGCTTCTACGCTGTTGACGGTTACGCTCGCGAACTCGGCGACAAGCTCAAGGAACTCGAAGCCGCTGTTGCTCAGATGGAAGCCGCTCTCGGCGACAAGCACGAAGCAATCCTCGACGCAATGGCAAACCTCCGCATTATCGTCGACAAGATCGAAAGCATCGTCCCCGACGAAAAGTGGCCGCTGCCGAAGTACCGCGAGATGTTGTTTATCTATTGA
- a CDS encoding outer membrane lipoprotein-sorting protein — MKFAKTAATIIVALTAMVSAETLTGRDIVQKVHDRPDGDTRSSELSMTLINKSGAKRERKITSFAMDVGKDTKQIMFFRYPNDVKGTGFLTVDYDDINKDDDKWLYLPAMKKTRRISGKSSKTDYFMGSDFTYDDVGQRNIDEDTHKLLREEKVDGIDCWVVESVPKKGDEIFSKKISWIRKDCLIAAKVEYYDKLGKLHRSLKVENVVQVDGFWSIAKMSMENVQTNHKTLLEFDDIKFNILLDAKTFTVPRLERGL; from the coding sequence ATGAAATTCGCAAAAACAGCCGCAACAATTATTGTCGCCTTGACCGCCATGGTGAGCGCAGAAACTTTGACCGGCCGCGACATTGTACAAAAAGTGCATGACCGCCCCGATGGCGACACCCGCAGTTCCGAACTCTCGATGACACTCATCAACAAGAGCGGAGCTAAGCGCGAACGCAAGATTACCTCATTTGCAATGGACGTGGGCAAAGACACCAAGCAGATTATGTTCTTCCGCTACCCCAACGACGTGAAGGGCACGGGATTCCTGACCGTCGATTACGACGACATCAACAAGGATGACGACAAGTGGCTTTACCTGCCCGCCATGAAAAAGACGCGCCGCATTAGCGGAAAGAGTTCCAAAACGGATTACTTCATGGGCTCCGACTTCACTTACGACGACGTGGGCCAGCGCAACATCGACGAAGACACCCACAAACTCCTCCGCGAAGAAAAGGTCGACGGAATCGATTGTTGGGTGGTTGAATCCGTGCCGAAAAAGGGCGACGAAATCTTCTCGAAGAAAATTTCCTGGATTCGCAAGGACTGCCTGATTGCCGCCAAGGTGGAATACTACGACAAGCTCGGCAAACTGCACCGCTCGCTGAAGGTTGAAAACGTGGTTCAGGTAGACGGATTCTGGTCTATCGCCAAGATGAGCATGGAAAACGTGCAGACCAACCACAAGACGCTTCTTGAATTCGACGATATTAAGTTCAACATCCTGCTAGACGCAAAGACATTCACCGTGCCGCGCCTGGAAAGAGGACTGTAA
- a CDS encoding energy transducer TonB, which yields MNFEIEPTSRPRNPYSAFTMRRVFCVGIVVAVLLHAGFYAWGFLKRTQVVTTREDAEVIHVERLLLQPPPPPPEVKKIVKKVVRAKIIPNIVQDTVPESEPEPEPEPIVVTDAETVVEAPPEPVAPPPPPPPPPKPSKDSLMKVTKAYLIGLSKAFEKQKDYPATARRLKQEGTVRVQFTVAKDGSISGAVVAKPCPYSSLNESALAAVQAVPKFDPIPAVLGKDTWKMEIPIKYNLH from the coding sequence ATGAATTTTGAAATTGAACCGACATCGCGCCCGCGCAATCCCTATTCTGCATTCACGATGCGGCGCGTGTTTTGCGTCGGCATTGTTGTTGCCGTCTTGCTGCATGCGGGCTTTTACGCCTGGGGATTCTTAAAGCGGACGCAGGTGGTTACCACCCGCGAAGATGCCGAGGTGATTCATGTGGAGCGTTTGCTCTTGCAGCCGCCTCCGCCACCGCCTGAAGTCAAGAAAATCGTGAAGAAGGTGGTTCGCGCGAAAATTATTCCGAACATCGTACAAGATACCGTTCCGGAATCTGAACCCGAGCCAGAGCCGGAACCGATTGTGGTTACGGATGCCGAAACCGTTGTCGAAGCGCCTCCTGAACCTGTGGCACCGCCCCCGCCGCCACCTCCACCGCCGAAGCCATCGAAGGATTCGCTGATGAAGGTGACGAAAGCCTACCTTATCGGGCTTTCCAAGGCGTTCGAAAAGCAGAAGGACTACCCCGCTACGGCCCGCCGCTTAAAGCAGGAAGGCACCGTGCGCGTGCAGTTCACGGTTGCAAAAGACGGAAGCATCAGCGGAGCGGTTGTGGCAAAGCCCTGTCCGTATTCTTCACTGAACGAAAGCGCGCTTGCCGCCGTGCAAGCCGTGCCAAAGTTCGACCCGATTCCAGCGGTACTCGGCAAGGACACCTGGAAAATGGAGATTCCAATCAAGTATAACCTTCACTAA
- a CDS encoding nickel/cobalt transporter: MLAMAASAAVKKKRFDVGGGEAPAATEMVAPAEGASAVPEAAAETAVAKSVAAVPEKPAGKTRSFYTVIAQEQKVLREKLTAAISAMKSGDWNAIWKFLAICLVYGMLHALGPGHGKSIVVGYFIARRGRWRQGVALGAGITVTHTMSAVVLLLILYAIFKATVFTAFETGRIGIERASYALIMLTGVLLVVLAIRDVFKSHKGCGCSARLESAEGAVAESKLPPVARWREILGVAAVTGIVPCPAVALIVLFCLLNSMVALSLLGALVICVGMTITNVAFGIAAVAFRKGIDKGSAHTRIATKIYTVVTLAGGVIIFISGLLLFTNQFAGRV; encoded by the coding sequence ATGCTTGCAATGGCGGCTTCGGCGGCTGTCAAGAAGAAACGTTTTGACGTGGGTGGGGGCGAAGCTCCGGCTGCAACGGAAATGGTGGCGCCTGCTGAAGGTGCGTCTGCTGTGCCGGAGGCTGCCGCGGAAACTGCTGTTGCGAAATCTGTAGCTGCGGTGCCTGAAAAACCGGCGGGAAAAACACGTTCATTTTATACGGTGATTGCGCAGGAACAGAAGGTTCTTCGCGAAAAGTTGACGGCGGCGATTTCGGCGATGAAAAGCGGCGACTGGAATGCTATCTGGAAGTTCCTTGCGATTTGCCTTGTGTACGGCATGCTACATGCGCTTGGCCCGGGGCATGGCAAGTCGATTGTGGTAGGTTACTTTATTGCGCGTCGGGGGCGCTGGCGGCAGGGTGTTGCGCTTGGCGCAGGCATTACCGTGACGCATACGATGAGTGCGGTTGTCTTGCTGCTTATTTTGTACGCGATTTTCAAGGCGACCGTGTTTACGGCGTTCGAGACGGGCCGCATCGGAATCGAACGGGCGAGCTATGCGCTCATTATGCTCACGGGTGTGTTGCTCGTGGTGCTTGCGATTCGCGACGTGTTCAAGTCGCACAAGGGCTGTGGATGTTCCGCTCGGCTTGAGTCTGCGGAAGGTGCTGTCGCGGAATCTAAATTGCCTCCGGTTGCCCGCTGGCGTGAAATCTTGGGCGTTGCCGCCGTTACGGGAATCGTACCTTGCCCGGCTGTGGCGTTGATTGTTCTCTTCTGCCTGCTGAATTCCATGGTGGCGCTGTCGCTCTTGGGAGCGCTTGTCATTTGCGTCGGCATGACGATTACGAATGTGGCTTTCGGTATTGCGGCAGTTGCATTCCGCAAGGGAATTGACAAGGGAAGTGCCCATACCCGTATTGCGACAAAAATATACACCGTCGTGACTCTCGCAGGCGGTGTTATAATCTTTATTTCGGGGCTGTTGTTGTTTACGAACCAGTTCGCGGGCCGCGTGTAG
- a CDS encoding biopolymer transporter ExbD, producing the protein MAKRTRRIRPDMTPLIDCVFLLLVFFLVTSVFKQDESVLKLILPETQTETKRDTPEGLYIELSETELAFNGQRGTPDELREKAATVQNKKSPVAIKIDKGTTYERIAVILDILQVQKLYNIQLINEMESAE; encoded by the coding sequence ATGGCCAAGCGCACACGCCGAATCCGCCCCGACATGACGCCGCTCATCGACTGCGTCTTCTTGCTACTCGTATTCTTCTTGGTAACCTCCGTCTTCAAGCAAGACGAATCGGTGCTCAAGCTGATTCTGCCCGAAACTCAGACCGAAACCAAGCGCGACACGCCCGAGGGCCTGTACATTGAACTTTCCGAGACGGAGCTCGCCTTTAACGGCCAGCGCGGCACACCCGACGAACTCCGCGAAAAGGCCGCGACGGTGCAGAATAAGAAATCCCCTGTCGCCATCAAGATCGACAAGGGGACCACTTACGAACGCATCGCCGTCATCCTCGATATTTTACAGGTGCAAAAGCTGTACAATATCCAGCTGATTAACGAGATGGAAAGCGCGGAATAA
- a CDS encoding RND family transporter, whose translation MSLPKINIEKINERFGRFGEFLLGHRAILLVAFIVLLAVSVVGMKKIYIEASWDSYFIEGDPMLVETDKFKETFGNDYFVGVLVESDHSILTPDNLKLLRELSNELRDSLSYSDGKATSIVDLEYMLGTEEGMEITQIVPEEIPTDEAGIAEIEKRLADKPELAKKLISTDRKQAFINIKLRPFPEDSVWKAEGEAKGEKAEAPDMKTGRETAAIIAKEKYAPLNPRATGMPYLSFEKMTYIGQEMGRIFIMTILCAIIVMFLVTRSLRGIVSPLITTFAGVIMTFGLVGYLGLYMDVTNIMVPVILAFAVSIAYNIHINSFFRKNMMLTGKRKESVLYAMRETGWSVLFSGLTTIVALLSFLSVMLKPIRSVGILSSIAIAFILLVALTVSPILLSFGKDKKPNAKVLERGDTRMGIILDSIGKFVLGHGKPIAIVFAIVTAISVFGLTKIEPAFDVERTMGRKVEYVNKMLYVAESEIGSFYSYDLVIDFGTNDKAKEVENLKKLEQLQDHAGKYPLTKRSTSILDIVKDLDRTLNENRQEMYAIPENEEQVAQMLLLYENAGGSEATYWMDYDYKKLRLMIEISSYNSNELQKEIEDLQNFARKLYPDAKVTAVGNLPQFTAMQQYLEVGQMTSFLISVVIVAVLLMIVSGSIRTGLIGMIPNIAPGIFVGGYLGLTDIPLDMMTATLIPMIIGLSVDDTIHFINHGHVEFDRTRDYRESILNVFRTAGPALVMTTIIMVATFAGFTTSAATQMFNFGFVVFIGLVSALLADLFVTPLLIKKFKIFGK comes from the coding sequence ATGAGCCTACCAAAGATCAACATTGAAAAAATCAACGAGCGATTCGGCCGTTTTGGCGAATTTTTGCTCGGTCACCGCGCCATTTTGCTGGTGGCGTTTATCGTTTTGCTCGCGGTTTCGGTCGTGGGCATGAAAAAAATCTACATCGAGGCCTCGTGGGACAGCTACTTTATCGAAGGCGACCCGATGCTTGTCGAAACGGACAAGTTCAAGGAAACCTTCGGTAACGACTACTTCGTGGGCGTGCTGGTCGAAAGCGACCATTCCATCTTGACGCCGGACAACCTAAAGCTTTTGCGCGAACTTTCGAACGAACTGCGCGATAGTCTCTCGTATTCCGACGGCAAAGCGACTTCGATTGTCGATTTGGAATACATGCTCGGCACCGAAGAGGGCATGGAAATCACGCAGATTGTTCCCGAAGAAATCCCGACGGATGAGGCTGGCATCGCTGAAATCGAGAAGCGCCTAGCCGACAAGCCGGAACTTGCAAAGAAGCTGATTTCGACAGACCGCAAGCAAGCCTTCATCAACATCAAGCTGCGCCCCTTCCCCGAAGATTCCGTATGGAAGGCTGAAGGCGAAGCGAAGGGCGAAAAAGCAGAAGCTCCCGACATGAAGACGGGCCGCGAAACGGCCGCAATCATCGCGAAGGAAAAGTATGCACCGCTGAACCCGCGTGCAACAGGCATGCCTTACTTGAGCTTCGAGAAAATGACCTACATCGGTCAGGAAATGGGCCGCATTTTCATCATGACGATTCTCTGCGCCATCATCGTGATGTTCTTGGTGACGCGTTCGCTGCGCGGAATCGTCTCTCCGTTGATTACGACATTTGCTGGCGTCATTATGACTTTCGGTCTAGTGGGTTACCTTGGCCTTTATATGGACGTAACCAACATCATGGTGCCCGTGATTTTGGCCTTCGCCGTTTCGATTGCATACAACATTCACATCAATTCGTTCTTCCGCAAGAACATGATGCTTACAGGCAAGCGCAAGGAATCGGTGCTTTACGCCATGCGTGAAACGGGCTGGTCAGTGCTGTTCTCCGGCCTTACCACCATCGTGGCACTACTTTCGTTTCTGTCGGTGATGCTTAAGCCCATTCGTTCCGTGGGCATTCTTTCATCGATTGCGATTGCGTTTATTCTTCTCGTGGCACTGACGGTTTCGCCGATTCTCCTGAGTTTCGGTAAAGACAAGAAACCGAACGCGAAGGTGCTTGAACGCGGCGACACGCGCATGGGAATCATTCTCGATTCTATCGGCAAGTTCGTTCTCGGGCACGGCAAGCCGATTGCGATTGTATTCGCCATCGTAACTGCAATTTCGGTTTTCGGGCTCACCAAGATAGAACCCGCCTTTGACGTGGAACGCACCATGGGCCGCAAGGTCGAATACGTAAACAAGATGCTCTACGTGGCAGAATCCGAAATCGGAAGCTTCTACTCTTACGACTTGGTGATTGACTTTGGTACAAACGACAAGGCCAAGGAAGTTGAGAACCTGAAAAAATTGGAACAGTTGCAGGATCACGCAGGCAAGTATCCGCTCACCAAGCGTTCTACCTCCATTCTTGATATTGTCAAGGATTTGGACCGCACGCTGAACGAGAATCGCCAAGAAATGTACGCCATCCCCGAAAACGAGGAACAGGTGGCACAGATGCTCTTGCTCTACGAAAATGCGGGCGGCAGCGAGGCAACTTACTGGATGGATTACGATTACAAGAAACTCCGTTTGATGATTGAAATTTCGAGCTACAACTCCAACGAACTCCAGAAGGAAATCGAGGACTTGCAGAATTTCGCACGCAAGCTTTACCCGGACGCAAAGGTGACTGCCGTAGGAAACTTGCCGCAGTTCACCGCCATGCAGCAATACCTGGAAGTAGGCCAGATGACATCGTTCCTGATTTCTGTAGTCATCGTGGCAGTCCTTTTGATGATCGTTTCCGGCAGCATTCGCACGGGCCTTATCGGCATGATTCCGAACATTGCGCCGGGTATTTTCGTGGGCGGTTACCTTGGACTCACGGACATTCCGCTTGACATGATGACGGCGACGCTTATCCCGATGATTATCGGCCTTTCCGTTGACGATACGATTCACTTTATCAACCACGGGCATGTGGAATTTGACCGCACCCGCGATTACCGTGAATCGATTCTCAACGTATTCCGCACGGCGGGCCCGGCACTCGTGATGACGACGATTATCATGGTGGCGACCTTTGCGGGCTTTACCACCTCGGCCGCAACGCAGATGTTCAACTTCGGTTTCGTAGTGTTTATCGGCCTTGTTTCGGCATTGCTCGCCGACCTGTTCGTAACACCGCTTTTAATCAAGAAATTCAAGATTTTTGGAAAATAG
- the metF gene encoding methylenetetrahydrofolate reductase [NAD(P)H]: MKIVDILKQDKMSLSFEVFPPKKETSFESVKAATESIAALGPAFMSVTYGAGGGVSHFTLDIAKNLKQKFGIPMLAHLTCVSSSKETVHQRIEDMKAAGIKNVMALRGDLTPELIEKGRDNCDYHYAVELIRDLKAADADFCIGAACYPEKHPESANQAEDIQHLKEKVDAGADFLTTQMVFDNNLFFSFLYKLRDAGVNCPVLPGIMPITNANQVERAIKLSGSFMPQRFKSLVDKFGSDPEAMKQAGIIYASDQIIDLYANGITNVHVYSMNKPDVAEGILKNVSAILGKNFK; encoded by the coding sequence ATGAAGATTGTAGACATTCTGAAGCAAGACAAGATGAGCCTTTCGTTCGAAGTGTTCCCGCCTAAAAAAGAGACGAGCTTCGAAAGCGTCAAGGCGGCAACCGAATCGATTGCAGCCCTTGGTCCCGCCTTCATGAGCGTTACCTATGGTGCAGGCGGTGGCGTAAGCCACTTCACTCTTGATATTGCCAAAAACCTCAAGCAAAAGTTCGGCATTCCGATGCTCGCCCACCTGACCTGCGTTTCTAGCAGCAAGGAAACCGTGCACCAGCGCATCGAAGATATGAAAGCCGCAGGCATCAAGAACGTCATGGCTCTCCGCGGCGACTTGACCCCGGAACTCATAGAAAAGGGCCGCGACAACTGCGACTACCACTATGCCGTCGAGCTCATCCGCGATCTCAAGGCAGCCGACGCCGATTTCTGCATTGGTGCCGCTTGCTACCCCGAAAAGCACCCCGAAAGTGCAAACCAGGCCGAAGACATCCAGCACCTTAAAGAAAAGGTCGATGCCGGTGCAGATTTCTTGACCACGCAGATGGTGTTCGACAACAACCTGTTCTTCAGCTTCCTCTACAAGCTGCGCGATGCAGGCGTCAATTGCCCGGTGCTCCCCGGCATTATGCCGATTACGAACGCGAACCAGGTGGAACGTGCTATCAAACTTTCCGGTTCATTCATGCCGCAGCGCTTCAAGTCGCTGGTCGACAAGTTCGGTAGCGATCCCGAAGCCATGAAGCAGGCCGGCATCATTTACGCAAGTGATCAGATTATTGACCTGTACGCCAACGGCATCACGAACGTTCACGTGTATTCCATGAACAAGCCTGATGTCGCAGAAGGCATTCTCAAGAATGTTTCTGCGATTCTCGGAAAGAACTTCAAATAA